One genomic segment of Candidatus Woesearchaeota archaeon includes these proteins:
- a CDS encoding S-adenosylmethionine decarboxylase, with product MSEISYSYDRTLHFRLKGCSNLHQDDIEKIISECILLANATECKTFVHYFEPHGLSSASILSESHINFHITPEEGQRYVQMDISTCGTKPNPIMTVEYMLSEFNPDRARISYEFLGFDSGNILFPDSLEEFLSQAITEKTKEKYEIVKSYAFPELSRFKDQYRMELKRK from the coding sequence ATGAGCGAGATATCTTATTCTTACGATAGAACTCTTCATTTCAGATTGAAGGGCTGTTCAAATCTTCACCAGGATGACATTGAAAAGATAATTTCTGAATGCATTCTCCTTGCAAATGCAACAGAATGCAAGACATTTGTGCACTATTTTGAACCCCACGGGCTCAGCAGTGCATCAATCCTGAGCGAGAGCCACATTAATTTCCACATAACGCCAGAGGAAGGGCAGAGATACGTCCAGATGGACATCTCAACATGCGGAACAAAGCCAAACCCGATAATGACTGTTGAATACATGCTAAGCGAATTCAATCCAGACCGGGCAAGGATATCCTATGAATTCCTGGGCTTTGATTCAGGAAATATTCTTTTTCCAGATTCCCTTGAGGAATTCCTTTCTCAGGCAATAACTGAAAAGACAAAAGAGAAATATGAAATTGTGAAATCTTACGCCTTTCCCGAATTGAGCAGATTTAAGGACCAATACAGAATGGAGCTTAAAAGAAAATAG
- a CDS encoding tripartite tricarboxylate transporter permease encodes MFIQILLAIIFGILCGTFTGLVPGLHTNLLSIILLGLYPFFSGVVSGTSFCIIIVSLAISQLFIAFIPSVFLGAPSPENIFGALPGHRMLLMGKGLLAVKIMAFACFFSLFMCILIIPFVFFLIQGIFNYFKSSVPFILIAVSAIMILREKGLRARIWAGIVFIFSGILGLIALNSDISQPLFPMLSGLFGVGMLIASALSDSEIPFQEEEGIFEGRNFLMCIAAAVFSGSFVCLFPALGPSQAAAIGSELVEENDENYLAITGGISSVNIMISIVFLLAIGKARNGAIAVLGRIANLNYGLVIALSICALVSAAIALFSTIIISRKFALIIPRINYKKLCAAMIAFMLIMSFILSGFAGIILLFAASSIGLIPNLLGIRRAHAMGALIIPVIGYYLF; translated from the coding sequence ATGTTTATTCAGATATTACTCGCCATTATCTTCGGTATTCTATGCGGAACTTTCACAGGGCTTGTTCCCGGGCTTCATACAAATCTCCTCTCAATAATCCTTCTTGGACTATACCCATTTTTCTCAGGAGTAGTTTCAGGAACATCCTTTTGCATCATCATTGTTTCACTTGCAATAAGCCAGCTGTTTATCGCATTCATCCCTTCTGTCTTTCTTGGTGCTCCAAGCCCTGAAAATATTTTTGGAGCCCTTCCTGGGCACAGGATGCTTCTTATGGGAAAGGGGCTTTTGGCAGTTAAGATTATGGCTTTCGCCTGCTTTTTCTCCCTCTTTATGTGCATTCTCATAATCCCGTTTGTATTCTTTTTAATTCAAGGAATATTCAATTATTTCAAAAGTTCAGTCCCATTCATACTTATTGCTGTTTCCGCAATAATGATTCTGCGGGAAAAGGGCTTGCGGGCAAGGATATGGGCGGGGATTGTATTCATCTTTTCAGGGATTCTTGGGCTGATTGCGCTTAACTCAGACATCAGCCAGCCGCTTTTTCCCATGCTGTCCGGGCTTTTTGGGGTTGGAATGCTCATTGCAAGCGCATTATCAGATTCAGAAATCCCGTTTCAGGAAGAGGAGGGCATTTTTGAAGGCAGGAACTTTTTAATGTGCATTGCTGCTGCTGTTTTCTCAGGGAGCTTTGTTTGCCTGTTTCCCGCGCTTGGGCCAAGCCAGGCAGCTGCAATCGGCTCTGAACTGGTTGAGGAAAATGATGAGAACTACCTTGCCATAACAGGGGGGATAAGCTCTGTGAACATAATGATAAGCATAGTTTTCCTGCTTGCAATAGGGAAAGCAAGGAACGGGGCAATAGCAGTTCTTGGAAGAATTGCAAATCTTAATTACGGACTTGTCATTGCGCTTTCCATCTGTGCACTGGTGTCAGCTGCAATAGCCCTATTTTCAACAATTATTATCTCAAGAAAATTCGCACTGATTATTCCAAGGATAAATTATAAGAAACTATGCGCTGCAATGATTGCATTCATGCTCATCATGTCCTTTATCCTCTCGGGATTTGCCGGGATAATACTATTATTCGCTGCATCTTCAATAGGGCTGATTCCGAATCTTCTTGGGATAAGGAGAGCGCATGCAATGGGTGCATTAATTATTCCTGTAATCGGATATTACCTGTTTTGA